A stretch of the Arvicanthis niloticus isolate mArvNil1 chromosome 30, mArvNil1.pat.X, whole genome shotgun sequence genome encodes the following:
- the LOC143440636 gene encoding vomeronasal type-1 receptor 4-like, whose product MASENLAMEIFLFSQIMVGMIGNSSILLYYIILISTGKLLRATDRIIEHLVFANCLYIISKGIPQTLSYYGIKDFLDDIGCKLINYIYRITRGQSLYAMCLLSCFQAITISPSNSRWMMLKHRATKYLGPSCSVGWLVQLFLNIMTPIEVSRPMYIKNVTNWKIYEYCSWFASGNVGTGLYMFLLCSSDGLCLGLMACSSVSMVSILHRHKKQVKYIHSSQYLLSASPENRATQSILILVFTFVISYSFSSIMVIFMAFSKYPMLLQICVTFLESCFPIVCPFVLMRTIKPSFSLILSCFCKR is encoded by the coding sequence atGGCTTCTGAAAACTTGGCAATGGaaatctttctcttctcccagatTATGGTGGGCATGATTGGAAATTCTTCAATACTACtttattatatcattttaatatctACTGGAAAGCTTTTAAGAGCCACAGACCGGATTATAGAGCACTTGGTTTTTGCCAACTGCTTGTATATCATCTCAAAAGGAATTCCACAGACACTGTCATATTATGGAATTAAAGATTTCCTGGATGATATTGGATGTAAGTTAATTAACTATATTTACCGGATAACAAGGGGACAGTCCCTGTATGCTATGTGTCTACTGAGTTGCTTCCAAGCAATCACAATTAGCCCCAGCAACTCCAGGTGGATGATGCTTAAACACAGAGCCACCAAGTACCTTGGACCCTCCTGCTCAGTAGGCTGGCTTGTGCAACTATTTCTAAACATCATGACTCCTATAGAAGTATCGAGGCCCATGTACATCAAAAATGTGACTAACTGGAAGATTTATGAATACTGCTCATGGTTTGCTTCAGGCAATGTGGGAACTGGACTGTATATGTTCTTACTGTGCTCCTCTGATGGACTGTGTCTGGGTCTCATGGCCTGCTCAAGTGTCTCCATGGTGAGTATTCTCCATAGACATAAGAAACAAGTCAAGTATATCCATAGTTCTCAGTACCTTCTAAGTGCCTCACCTGAAAACAGAGCCACCCAATCTATTCTCATCCTGGTGTTCACTTTTGTCATCTCTTACTCATTCTCCTCCATTATGGTCATCTTTATGGCTTTCTCTAAATATCCAATGCTACTGCAAATCTGTGTAACATTTCTTGAATCATGCTTTCCCATAGTTTGCCCCTTTGTTCTCATGAGAACTATCAAGCCTAGTTTTAGCCTGATTTTATCCTGCTTTTGTAAAAGATAG